taggaaaatctggtgctattttttttctagattttcTAGATTTATAGTTTTGTTTTACAGTTTGGATACTATATAacattttctatttctaatttGAGTTTCTCTATGCAGTTTGCTATGGCTCATGGTTTGACCATGTTCGTGGATGGTGGGAGGCTAAAGACCATCATTCAATTTTGTACCTCTTTTATGAAGACATAAAAAGGGTAAGCATCTCTCATATATTTATACGTACAAACATACTCAGGTGATAATTTACATTAAAGAGAACCTTAGGACTTCTTACTACTAATGTTCACCAATAAAGGTTCACATCTTTTTTCTATAGGTGGTCCCTGATTAACAACCACAGTTGGGATAGAAAGTTAATTAATGCTATTTAAACCAGAAACATAACCTGACAATATTGAATAGTAAACTTATTAAAAACCACAAGCCTAAGCAATAGGAATAAAAATATAGCACAATTTTATgtaagattttgaaaaaaaacaatcaCCTACAAATTATGATCTGGTTCAAATACAGACATACTAGCCACAACATCATTATGCATATACACTAACTATAAAGCAGTAGACTGGCATCTGAGGTGCAGTGTATAAAAATTCACCCCACTGTGTGTGTGGTATCTTTGTTTGCGAAGttcaaaaaattgtttttttgtttttttttaatcgcaATTGCTTGTGGAACCTTGGGATTCCATGCATTTGCAGTTCAAAAAATAGATGTAGACTGCTAAACAGATTTTGATTTCAAAGGGAAAAGATGAATCTACTTTCTGTTAAGTGTTTTCTTCACTATGCTATATCTACTGCTCTGTTTTAGTCTATCATAATGAATAGAAAAACTGAAAACCTTATTGATTAATCAGTGTGAACACAAGTTAGTTTGAAGAAAAGCCAAATGAGTAAATTAGCTAGAACAGTGTCGGTgaaactttttggcaccgagtgccgaaatgggagcatgtgtgcacatgggggagcaccagaaactggaatagCAGCtccccagcatgcatgtgcatgctggaaaccaaaagCTCAGCTCcccagcatgcgcatgtgcaccaaagagctgctcttctggtttccggcgcccCTGTGTGCGCAAAGAACAGTTGGccggcgtgcatgtgtgcaccagaacctggaagagcaacgggcgacgcctcgtgtgcccggagagatggccctgcatgccacttctgggacACGTGCCATGGGTTCGCTATCACGGAGCTAGAAGCTCCTAATTATGACAACAAAACATGGAGGGATGAAGACCACATACAAACATCTTTTCTCAATGAGACTTTCTATAGTCTTACAATATAATTCATGTCATGTCTTATTcagggttgggttctacttatctttactaccggttcgcatcgtgcccatgTGCACGcttcctcttctgcacatgcgcagatcgattttgatgatgtttgggtcagtgggcagagcctcctgctggttttgctactggttctatagaaccagtcagaaccagaGGCAACTCACCATTGGTCTCATtctaatctttcttttccttcccagaATCCAGCTCAGGAAATTCAAAAAGTAGCTCAGTTCCTAAGTATAGAGCTTTCAGCATCACTCCTGGATCAGATTGTGCAGCACACAAAATTTGAGAACATgaaaaagaacccaatggctaaTTACAGCAACATGCCTTCCTCTGTCCTTGACCAGACAGTGTCACCTTTTATGAGAAAAGGTAAGGAGAATAACGAAGTTCAAGCTACACCTGATGGGAAGGGGAGCATTTGGGACTGTGTTGAGCATGAGACAAATAAAAAGGAACTATTATATTGCTTCCCAAAATACTTTCCAAAGTAACTGGAACAAAGGTgacaataatagaataacaaagttggaagggacccaggcccagaggtcttctaatccaaccccctgctcaagcaggagaccctataccatgacagacaagtggctgtccagtctcttcttaaatgatGGAGAACTCACAACTCTCAAAgacaagctgtttcactgattaattgttctcactgtcaggtaaTGTCTCCGTATGTCTAGGTTGCATCACTTATTGATAAGTTTCCAACTTATCCAAAGTGGAAAGACTTCTTAGCGGCTGTGAGAAAGAGTTCAGAAACTGAGTCAGAATAGCATATCTCAGCCAGGGCCATGtgaggatgtgtggacttcaatcctcAGAATCCGCACATCTTAACAAGGCCGAGACTGAGAAGCACTGAGTTTGAAGAAAGAAATCTGGAAATCCAGGTTGTTGAGaatatatttttgtctttctCTAAATATTTTTCCATCTCTAGGTGCCATAGGTGAGTGGAAGGAACACTTCACAAAGGCTCAAAGCCAACAGCTGGATGAAATCTGCACCCAAAAACTAGATAACAGTGGCTTGGATTTCTGCACAGAGCTATAAATAGACTTCCCAAGGCCTTCAAGCAAGATGTTTTCTCGGACTGATTTCTACttgaattaaaagaaataatcacaAATTTACAAGCAATGGCAGAAGGTCCTTTTGTGATGGCTGGGCTTGCCATTTTATAAGCCTTTCCCTTGGAAAGGAATTGCCCTGAGAATGAAAGGAAAGAGTTAGCCTCCTAATCACTTTCTGTGGCGAGGAGATAAAGAATGAGTACTTTTTATTTGAATAACCTTTGCATCATGTCATTTCCCAAAAATGTCAGAGAGGCAGACATAATTTGTGATAAGGATACATTTTATCCTTCCAGGAATTCAGCTTGTGGATTGtgcaagaaaaaggagaaaaaaaaaacaaacatgatGCCCAGCAGAATGTATCTAGACCAGCTTAAAATTAAGATTTATGAACAACAGAATAAAGtaagatatctatctatcttttgtgGGATGATCTTTGTTTTCAGTCCTGGAAAACATAATGCATAGAGTCCCCAATAGTCTGCTAAATGCTTGGAGTAAACTTGTATTTGGTACAAGTTCAGAGTAGGAAACCAAATCATCATAGGGTTCAGAACTGATAGCTATAAATTATATCACCAATGGGCAGAATCagaggtgaaatataaaatttgttactaccagttctgtgggcatggcttggtggtggggtaatgtgactgggtgggcatggtcatttttatttttttttacttgtaaaagcattttttctacaacctttttggtagaagaggttataaaaaatgcatttaaaagcctctgatgatcaggcaactcagctgagatcaccagaggatcattttaaaagcattttttctacattctCTTCAGCGGAAGAGattgtaaagaaatgcttttaaagggttctgacgatcccagctgaattgcctgaccgtcagaaccctttaaaagcattttttacagcctcttcggctgaagaggttgtaaaaaatgcttttaaaggattctgacaatcctagctgagccgcacaatcatcagaggctttttttttacttttaaaagcattttttcgactgaagaaaaaatgcttttaaaagtaaaaatatgattgagcaagtccagaggtattttaagaGAAGAATACTCcattcctctactcacaatagaattctttatgccaacaggcttgaaatttttggcttacaacatcttacctgtcaatgactttttcagcttcaacctcaataattgggcaaacaattgatataaacttaaggtaaaccactccaaactcaattgcagaaaatatgacttcagcaacagagtggtcaatgcctggaatgctctatctgactccattgttacatcctcaaaccctcacagtttcaatcttaaactgtctatcgtggacctcaccccattcctaagaggaacgTAAagtgggtgtgcataagcgcaccagtgtgcctaccgtccctgtcctactgtccccacttatttgtactcattcccctctttcatgtccatgttcatagtcatacctgctatcttgtacatgtttgacaaactaataaataaataaataaataatatggaaaGGGTGAAAGAGGAAGACagtagaaagagagaaagaattatattttaattcagtTTGTCATACTTTCCTTGACTATAGCAGAATTGCAAGCTACACAAGTACCTTTCAAGAATCTTAATCTTAGGTAGATTTATAGTATTTGTGAAAAACAAGCAAAAGACCCTGCCTTCTGATGTCATAATGGCAGAATTTCAGTGATTCAGTGTAAGAAAAATGAGCCCTATTTATAGTGAAATTGAGATTTAGAATTAGGAAGGTTTCTACTGTGAGCATCAAAAAAGAGATGCCAAAGACTTGaagccagtctttttttttttttttttttggaaaaaaagaaggaaaaaaaaagacccgGTTCTACACGTCCATTGTTTTCATAATATAGTTACAGTCTGCTTACTTCTGATCTTCTGAGAACCTATTGTCACACAGCGCCATCATTATGGCATTAATAAGACCTTTCAATATGAGGGACCCTGGTGGATTTCCTTaggaaaataatttgtttttaaaaataaaatctacacAATAGTTTTCAATATGTTGGATTGGAGCTAGGAAAACCCACCCTGTCCTCACTCAGCCATTTAGCTCATTGGATACTATGTCAGCCCATCCATATCCACAGAATTGTTGCCATTTTAGGAATAAAATGAAAGGAGAActtcaaagaaataataataaattaagttGATGTTAGGTTTTTTCTAGGCCACAAAAAGACATGTTAGTGATCATACACCAAAAACTGATGACATGAGATCAGAACcgacattaaattttattttatatacagtatatttcattCAAATGGGAGATCAATAGATATTAGTCTTGTCTGAAGCCCATCTGCTGGGAGACCAGTGGGCTTCCCTACTCAACTGGTTTGTTGCCGTGAGAATAGACTGCTGGGTGAGATAGGCCTGCTGTTTGATCCAGCAGAGCATTGCTTATGTTCAGATTAAATACAGCTCATGTCTCCATGCTTTGCATAGTTAAGAGCTATGATGTGGAAATCAAAAATCTTGGTCAGCAATTTTTACACAAAATTATTTTATGTGTACAATTCACTCATCCAGTTGAAAAGGAGACAGAAGCTGGTTGCTCAGTTTTCATATATGAGAAATATCTACCTGAAACTTGGAAATATTTCCAAATCTGCCTCAACAGATAGGCTCCACCTCCCTTGTTAAGAGGGAGGAGTAGACAGAAAGCTGAAAGTCCATAACTGAAGTGAAAAAGCAAGTGTACATTCTGACAATTCTGCTAAAGAAAGCAGAAGTGACTAAGAAGTACCAAACAATAATATCTCTGCTGTGTTCTGGTTGGGCCTCAAATCAGAGATGGAAAGCTTGGAAACCGAACCTACCCAGGTCTCCAGACTGGTGGAAGTTGAAGGAATCCCAATGCCCATCGAAATGGTAGAGAATTGGAATCTAATAAGTGGCTTTCAAGCTCAGCCTGATGACCTTCTTCTCTGCACTTATCCCAAAGCAGGTAAAGAGGAGTCCATGAGAATGATTGGCAGAGCTATGGGAGGCGAACCAGGAAATGTGGATAGCTATGGTAGCTGGATGAATTCTCTATTCCCTAtagcttttctccttcctttctggtAGGGACCACATGGATACAGGAAATTGTGGACATGATCCAGCATAGAGGAGATGCAAAGAAATGTGCTCGGGCACCCATTACTGAGCGGATCCCCTACATAGAGTTTTTCCCTCCAAAGCCCATCCCTACAGGTGAGTCTCACACGCACAGAGAGaaaatggtagaattaaatactGTACTTTGCAATGTGTGGCTGATTGTATCTCCTGACCTTGCAGGCTTTGAATTGGCATTGGCAATGCCTTCACCACGAACCCTCAAATCTCATCTCCCAGTTCAACTCCTGTCAACTTCCTTCTGGAAACAAAATTGCAAGGTTAGAACTATTGGAGGTGGTATTCATAGATTTGGAACTCTTTACTCAGTGTATCAATGTTCACCAAAGTATAGGGTTTCATTATGTAATGCTTTCCTACCTTTCACTCCAGTTTTTCAGAATCCCTTCAATCTAGCATTTGTTCGGAGGTGAATAAGATCTATGTTTTCCAGTCTGGTACTTGTGCGACTAGAGTGCTCACCATCCCCATTCAGCACAACGTGGTCATAGGTGGTGATTGCTTTTGAAGAATAGCTCAGGGAAGAGGAATTAACTATATTTGAACAGCCTAAAATTtctaaatgttttgcttctctcaTAAATATTTCACTTAGAGAAGATAATATCACTGAGCTTAAGCAGACTCAGAATTTAATCTGATGCAATGTTTGATCTTAGAATCAATTTACATTGTTCTGTTCTACAACATTTTCACGCCTGCCACAACTTAAATCTCTAAATAGAAacgatccttggctccatttgttgagaaagataTACTTTATTGAAGATCAAGTATATTGCAGTATTGCAAAGCCAGAACTAAGACCAAAATCCCTAAATTCTACTTTTTCCTCCCTTAGCTCTCTCTCACTGTCCATCCTGGTATAACTAATAGGTTCAAGCAAGATGTTTCCATAACGGTCAGTCCAAGGGCAGTTTGGTATATGCCCCACTTCTtcttccagctgggtgaccctgaGGCAGTGTCTCATAGAGGCAGTGTTTACTTTCATTTCCCAAGCATTCCCCCCTTCATTCCCCCTCCTCACAGTTCACGGCAGTCTGTCACCGCATAGCAGTGAAGAACAAGCAAGCATAAGGTGGCAGCTGACATGCATTTGATATGAAGGAgggcattttccttttttcccttgatTGTTACAATACTTCTTAATGTTGTTAactagtctgggtaatgaaatgtttgcaagaaaacagagagcaccaaggacccctcattgttATAACACTTGTATTTTGTCCATAACAAGCAACATAAATCTGCGAACTCATTCTGCCCTCCTCACCAAGGTTTCTCTAATCTTAAATCATTTTCCTGGGAACAAATGAATGATTAAATTAAAGCTCTCTAACTTCTAAGTAGCATTAGACTTGAATACTATCTGGGAGTTCACCAGTGGCCTGGACCCATCAAACAGTCCCCATAAGTTGAGTTTCCATCAGCTTATGTTCCCCATAAGTTTTATTTTCACAGATCATTTATGTGGCCAGAAATCCCAAGGACTGTGCTGTCTCCTACTTCTATTTCCACCGGATGCTTAAAGTGTTTGAAGATCCAGGAAAGTGGGAAGACTTTCTGGAGAATTTCATTGCtgggaaaggtaagtagaagctATTTACGTAAAAAACAAAGCTTCTTACCTGCATGTTTTAGGGGATTAGATGATCTTGATAACCCTTTCATTGAGTTTCATAACACAGGAGACAAGTGGAATTTTTTGGTTAACAACACACATGGTGAGGAATGAACAGGTTCTTGTAAAGAGAagataaaaatgcagaaaaatccTGTGCTAATTATTTGCTAGATTTAGTTTGGGAAAATGGCTGAAGCAGATTTGGATACTATATAtcattttctaatttctaatctgaagtttttcttctttttttgcagttAGTTATGGCTCATGGTTTGACCATGTTCGAGGTTGGTGGGAGGTTAAAGACCGTCATCCAATTTTGTACCTCTTTTATGAAGACATAAAAGAGGTAAGCATCCCTCATACATTTATACGTACAGTCATACTCAGGTGGTATTTTCCACTAAAGAGAACCTTAGGACTTCTAACTATTAATGTTCATCAAAGAAGGGTCACTATTTTTCTAGTAAtatttttaatagtgatttttaaggggaaaatgtaattttaaattacatttaaagTACATAACTTTAAAAATGTAAGTGTAAATTTtatacaacattttaaaaaatcaaatcctaCATATTATGATCAGGTTTAAATACAGGCCTGTTAATCACAAAATACACATACATACCAACCATAAAGCAGCAGATTGGCATCTGAGTAGCAGTGTGTCAAAAAAtgtgtgtttattattttttcaattgcAATCGCTTGCAGAACCCTGAGATTCCATGCAATCACAGTTGAAAAGATGGCTACAGATTGTTAAACAGATTTGGATTTCAAAGGGAAAAGTTTAATTGTTTTTCCTCATTCTTTCCACTGGTCTATCATTCTTTCCACAGTCCATCATAGCGGTCCCCAAACTTTTGGGTGCCacggaccagttctgtggagagcagtttttctgtggaccaagtGGGAGTGTGGTTTTGTGGTTACACATGTgcacagatggggcttcgcttgcttCCTGGCGGGCCATGGACTGGTGTCGGTCCATGGACCATGGGTTGGAGATCCTGGTTTATCACAAGCCATAGAAAATCTGAATGCCTtattaattggacaatgtgaacgTGAATTATTTTGGGAAAAGCTAAATGAGTGGAATGAATTAACAAAAGGCTCCTAATTATGTCAACGAAATACAGGGTGCGACAGAAACATGTTCTCCTCAGCAAGACTTTCTATAAGATGTAACTGGATTTTCCCAAACCAATTCACTACACTACTTGCTctaatctttctttccttccacagAACCCAGCTCGGGAAATCCAGAAAGTTGCTCAGTTCCTGAATACAGAGCTTTCAGAATCAGTTCTGGATCAGATTGTGAAACACACTACGTTTGAGAGAATGAAAGACAACCCAATGGTTAATTACAGCAACATACCTTCATATATCATGGACCAAAATGTGTCACCCTTTATGAGAAAAGGTGAGAGAGTAACTAATTTCTAGCTGCATCTGATGGGAAGGGGGTCTGTGTTGAGCAGTTGGAAGAGTAAAATGTAAAAATGAAGTAAGGTGGTATATTGCTGCCCAGAATAGTTCCCAAAATAAGTAGAAACAGGTGATAAAATTAGAAGGACATCTTAGCAGTCAAATTGgttgagaaagagtgcagaaacctGTTGGGTCAGaagagtgtttctcagccttgaccATGCTAAGATGTGTGATCTTCAATTCCTAGAGGTCTGCACTTTTTAATATGGCGAAGAGTGAGAAGCACTGggtttgaagaaaaaatgctggaAATTCAGATTGTTgaggtttttattctttttttctctaaatTGTTTTACTCATCACTAGGCATCGTAGGGAATTGGAAGGAACACTTCACAGTGGCTCAAAGCCAACGGCTTGATGAAATCTGCACTCAACAACTAGGCAACACTGGCTTGAAGTTCCGCACAGAGTTGTAAACAGACTTCTGAATGCCTTCAAGAAAGAGCTTTTCATCAGCTGATTTCTAACTGAATTAAAGAAATAACTAAAAATTTGCAAACAATGGTAGAAGTCCTTTTGTGATGGGTGGGCGTGTCATTTTATAAGCCTTTCCCTTAGAAAGGAATTGCCCTGAGATGAATAGAAAGAGTTAACCACATAATCACTCGCTCTGATGATGAAATAGAGAATGAGTACATTTTATTTGAATAACTTTGTCCTTTCTCCAAAGATCTCAGACAGGCACACATAATTTCCATTTTACCCTCACATGAATTCAGCTTGTGCattatgcaagaaaaaaaaaagagcaagaaaa
Above is a window of Ahaetulla prasina isolate Xishuangbanna chromosome 4, ASM2864084v1, whole genome shotgun sequence DNA encoding:
- the LOC131198088 gene encoding sulfotransferase 1C2-like; its protein translation is MLCIVKSYDVEIKNLVPNNNISAVFWLGLKSEMESLETEPTQVSRLVEVEGIPMPIEMVENWNLISGFQAQPDDLLLCTYPKAGTTWIQEIVDMIQHRGDAKKCARAPITERIPYIEFFPPKPIPTGFELALAMPSPRTLKSHLPVQLLSTSFWKQNCKIIYVARNPKDCAVSYFYFHRMLKVFEDPGKWEDFLENFIAGKVSYGSWFDHVRGWWEVKDRHPILYLFYEDIKENPAREIQKVAQFLNTELSESVLDQIVKHTTFERMKDNPMVNYSNIPSYIMDQNVSPFMRKGIVGNWKEHFTVAQSQRLDEICTQQLGNTGLKFRTEL